A DNA window from Actinomadura coerulea contains the following coding sequences:
- a CDS encoding PKD domain-containing protein — MGRRRWGPLAVGAALALGTLTGSLAASAPASADQRGSEPGHGKVVSADPANYTPNVLDGEVKSIIKIGGKIYVGGSFTQVKEPGANKPTLVRNRLFAFDASTGAIDPDFAPSLDKGEASALLPAPDGQSIYVGGSFGQINGVRHFVLARINAQTGAPVASFDPQLDAKVRDLRLAGGRLYVGGTFATVGGAARPALATLDPQTGARDDFVDLNVTGTQTGDGVTQLYKMDVSPDGSKLVGIGNFSSVAGSTRRQIVMVDLTGPSAQLANWDTTRYADQCSQSFDTYMRDVEFSPDGGYFVVTTTGAYGGSAKLCDTQARWESAAAGGGQQPTWVNYTGGDTTYAVEITDTAVYTGGHFRWANNPFAGDSPGQGAVGREGIVALDPVSGLPFSWNPGRDKGVGVFDMLATDEGLWIGSDTDNVGGEFHQKLALFPVAGGAAVPAYSTGELPGNVYSGGGIGFGAANYLRHRSFDGTTAGAAVDDGTAGVDWRTARGAFMVNGELFYGSSDGLFRRRSFDGTALGTPTTIDTADQLTTMTTWHSQVQNITGMFFAKGRIYYTRGQSSLYYRTFNPESNVVGAQEFTAVGNLPGMSWSSVGGMFVNGADLYYVDNGNGRLYRVAFSAAGVPSGSSTEVSAADWRGRTVFLYAGTPNQLPHAAFTGDCDGLNCTFNAAGSSDPDGSIASYAWDFGDGETGTGAAPQHAFTAAGTYTVKLTVTDDRGGKGTRSQDVTVASNQVNIGYRGGSGGNGNVQTATAQVPPAVQPGDGLILMLTFNSSEATLATPPAGWTQVGTQAAGTATSVVWKRVAQAGDAGTQVGIGFSAYTKADVRLLAYEGTNATDPVAAVAKSSDAATVTDHTSPSAQVDAAGSWALTYWADKSSSTTSWTAPAGVETRGTGIGSGSGRITALVADSNGTVATGTYGGKTATTDAASRAALWTIILARK, encoded by the coding sequence ATGGGCAGACGCAGGTGGGGGCCTCTGGCCGTGGGGGCGGCGCTCGCGCTGGGGACGCTGACGGGCAGCCTCGCGGCGAGCGCCCCGGCGAGCGCGGACCAGAGGGGATCCGAGCCCGGGCACGGCAAGGTCGTCAGCGCCGATCCGGCGAACTACACGCCGAACGTGCTGGACGGCGAGGTCAAGTCGATCATCAAGATCGGCGGCAAGATCTACGTCGGCGGCTCGTTCACCCAGGTGAAGGAGCCCGGGGCCAACAAGCCGACGCTGGTCCGCAACCGGCTGTTCGCCTTCGACGCCTCCACCGGCGCCATCGACCCGGACTTCGCGCCCAGCCTCGACAAGGGCGAGGCCAGCGCGCTCCTGCCCGCCCCCGACGGCCAGTCGATCTACGTCGGCGGGAGCTTCGGCCAGATCAACGGCGTCCGGCACTTCGTGCTCGCCAGGATCAACGCCCAGACCGGCGCCCCGGTCGCCTCGTTCGACCCGCAGCTCGACGCCAAGGTCCGCGACCTGCGGCTGGCGGGCGGGCGGCTGTACGTCGGCGGCACCTTCGCGACCGTCGGCGGCGCCGCGCGGCCGGCCCTCGCCACCCTCGACCCCCAGACGGGGGCCCGCGACGACTTCGTGGACCTGAACGTCACCGGAACCCAGACCGGCGACGGCGTCACCCAGCTCTACAAGATGGACGTCAGCCCGGACGGCTCCAAGCTCGTCGGCATCGGCAACTTCAGCTCGGTCGCGGGCAGCACCCGGCGCCAGATCGTCATGGTGGACCTCACCGGCCCGTCCGCCCAGCTCGCCAACTGGGACACCACCCGCTACGCCGACCAGTGCTCGCAGTCGTTCGACACCTACATGCGCGACGTCGAGTTCTCGCCGGACGGCGGGTACTTCGTGGTGACGACCACCGGCGCGTACGGCGGCTCCGCGAAGCTGTGCGACACCCAGGCCCGCTGGGAGAGCGCCGCCGCCGGCGGCGGCCAGCAGCCGACCTGGGTGAACTACACCGGGGGCGACACCACCTACGCCGTGGAGATCACCGACACGGCCGTCTACACCGGCGGCCACTTCCGGTGGGCCAACAACCCGTTCGCGGGCGACAGCCCCGGCCAGGGCGCCGTCGGCCGCGAGGGCATCGTCGCGCTCGACCCGGTCAGCGGCCTGCCCTTCAGCTGGAACCCCGGCCGCGACAAGGGCGTCGGCGTCTTCGACATGCTGGCCACCGACGAGGGCCTGTGGATCGGCAGCGACACCGACAACGTCGGCGGCGAGTTCCACCAGAAGCTCGCGCTGTTCCCCGTCGCGGGCGGCGCGGCCGTCCCCGCCTACAGCACCGGCGAACTGCCCGGGAACGTCTACTCCGGCGGCGGCATCGGCTTCGGTGCCGCCAACTACCTGAGGCACCGCTCGTTCGACGGCACCACGGCCGGCGCCGCGGTCGACGACGGCACCGCGGGCGTCGACTGGCGGACCGCGCGCGGCGCCTTCATGGTCAACGGGGAGCTCTTCTACGGCTCGTCGGACGGCCTGTTCCGGCGCCGCTCGTTCGACGGCACCGCGCTCGGCACGCCGACCACCATCGACACCGCCGACCAGCTCACCACCATGACGACCTGGCACTCGCAGGTGCAGAACATCACCGGCATGTTCTTCGCCAAGGGCCGGATCTACTACACGCGCGGGCAGTCCTCGCTCTACTACCGGACGTTCAACCCGGAGAGCAACGTCGTCGGCGCGCAGGAGTTCACCGCGGTGGGCAACCTGCCGGGCATGAGCTGGAGCTCGGTCGGCGGCATGTTCGTCAACGGCGCGGACCTCTACTACGTCGACAACGGCAACGGCCGGCTCTACCGCGTCGCGTTCTCCGCGGCGGGTGTGCCGTCCGGCTCGTCGACCGAGGTCAGCGCCGCCGACTGGCGCGGCCGGACGGTCTTCCTGTACGCGGGGACGCCGAACCAGCTGCCGCACGCCGCGTTCACCGGCGACTGCGACGGGCTCAACTGCACCTTCAACGCCGCGGGGTCCTCCGACCCCGACGGTTCGATCGCCTCCTACGCCTGGGACTTCGGCGACGGCGAGACCGGCACGGGCGCCGCGCCGCAGCACGCGTTCACCGCGGCCGGCACCTACACGGTCAAGCTGACGGTCACCGACGACCGCGGCGGCAAGGGCACCAGGTCCCAGGACGTGACGGTCGCCTCGAACCAGGTGAACATCGGCTACCGCGGCGGGTCGGGCGGCAACGGCAACGTCCAGACCGCCACGGCGCAGGTCCCGCCGGCGGTCCAGCCCGGCGACGGCCTGATCCTGATGCTGACGTTCAACAGCAGCGAGGCGACCCTGGCGACCCCGCCGGCCGGCTGGACGCAGGTCGGCACGCAGGCGGCGGGCACCGCGACGTCCGTGGTCTGGAAGCGCGTCGCCCAGGCCGGTGACGCCGGAACGCAGGTCGGCATCGGGTTCAGCGCCTACACCAAGGCCGACGTCCGGCTGCTCGCCTACGAGGGCACCAACGCGACCGACCCGGTCGCGGCGGTGGCCAAGAGCAGCGACGCCGCCACCGTCACCGACCACACCAGCCCGTCCGCCCAGGTGGACGCGGCCGGGTCCTGGGCGCTGACGTACTGGGCGGACAAGTCGTCCAGCACCACGTCCTGGACGGCCCCGGCCGGAGTGGAGACGCGCGGCACCGGGATCGGCTCGGGCAGCGGCCGCATCACGGCCCTGGTCGCCGACAGCAACGGCACGGTCGCCACCGGCACCTACGGCGGCAAGACGGCGACGACCGACGCCGCCAGCCGCGCCGCGCTGTGGACCATCATCCTGGCCCGCAAGTAG
- a CDS encoding DUF7594 domain-containing protein: MVHHEQREVVRGGHHRPDARRSLPVPPDGPRRRRPRPFFYVASASALLVLGGSAGAVALSGPGTTLNARTAAAGANTVVPASADTYVVREMPGTTFGDARKITASAWPGWHTEAYVAFEVPPGTPAVTRARVEMTFDRMENRPGRVELRTLPGAWTENGTSWGNRPVAGSVVASAPTGPEGTVSFDVGDVVTGPGLYAFAITGPGSRTAVSLRSRETAEGPRLVLRTRPGAPPPTPSRSPETSGTALPAPGPEPTWQAPQPVKTPGTSPAGGRTLCGLSLELKPGETFQKALTRLDAAYGGLETVRLFYQGVPPAWPGKPDTGNRPPIISFKLAPKDVLAGKYDREMTRWFATAPRDRDLYWVYYHEPEDNIASGEFTAADYRAAWRRLRSLADKAGNPRVHATLVLMGWSLDPLSKRDWRDYYPGRDVIQVLGWDVYNLGWKKGRYDDPAAMYDRVVAVSTGEDLPFGIAETGSYLVAGDNGDRRAAWLNATNAYLAKHRALWVAYFDLDWSTGDFRLLDTQSRRAWSEFC, translated from the coding sequence TTGGTCCATCACGAACAGCGCGAGGTGGTCCGCGGCGGCCACCACCGGCCCGACGCGCGCCGCTCGCTGCCCGTCCCGCCGGACGGGCCGCGGCGGCGCCGCCCCCGCCCGTTCTTCTACGTCGCCTCCGCGAGCGCCCTGCTGGTCCTGGGCGGCTCCGCGGGCGCGGTCGCCCTGTCGGGCCCCGGCACGACCCTCAACGCCCGGACGGCCGCCGCGGGCGCGAACACGGTCGTCCCCGCCTCGGCCGACACCTACGTCGTGCGGGAGATGCCCGGCACGACGTTCGGGGACGCGCGGAAGATCACCGCCTCCGCGTGGCCCGGCTGGCACACCGAGGCGTATGTCGCGTTCGAGGTGCCGCCCGGCACCCCGGCCGTCACCAGGGCCCGCGTGGAGATGACGTTCGACCGGATGGAGAACCGGCCGGGGCGCGTCGAGCTGCGCACGCTCCCCGGCGCGTGGACGGAGAACGGCACCTCCTGGGGCAACCGCCCCGTCGCCGGGTCCGTCGTGGCGAGCGCCCCCACCGGCCCGGAGGGCACGGTGTCCTTCGACGTCGGCGACGTGGTGACCGGCCCCGGCCTCTACGCGTTCGCCATCACCGGGCCGGGCTCCCGGACGGCGGTCTCGCTGCGTTCGAGGGAGACCGCCGAGGGCCCGCGCCTGGTCCTGCGCACCCGGCCGGGCGCGCCCCCGCCGACGCCGAGCAGGTCGCCGGAGACGTCCGGCACGGCGCTTCCCGCGCCCGGGCCCGAGCCCACCTGGCAGGCCCCGCAGCCGGTGAAGACCCCCGGGACGTCCCCCGCGGGCGGGCGGACGCTCTGCGGCCTGTCCCTCGAACTGAAGCCGGGCGAGACCTTCCAGAAGGCCCTCACCCGCCTGGACGCCGCCTACGGCGGCCTGGAGACCGTCCGGCTGTTCTACCAGGGCGTCCCGCCGGCGTGGCCGGGCAAGCCCGACACCGGGAACCGCCCGCCGATCATCTCGTTCAAGCTGGCGCCCAAGGACGTCCTCGCCGGCAAGTACGACCGGGAGATGACCCGCTGGTTCGCCACCGCGCCCCGCGACCGCGACCTCTACTGGGTCTACTACCACGAGCCCGAGGACAACATCGCCTCCGGCGAGTTCACCGCCGCCGACTACCGCGCCGCGTGGCGCCGGCTGCGGTCCCTCGCCGACAAGGCGGGCAACCCCCGCGTCCACGCCACTCTCGTCCTGATGGGCTGGAGCCTCGACCCGCTGTCCAAGCGCGACTGGCGCGACTACTACCCCGGCCGCGACGTCATCCAGGTCCTCGGCTGGGACGTGTACAACCTCGGATGGAAGAAGGGCCGCTACGACGACCCGGCCGCCATGTACGACCGCGTCGTCGCCGTCAGCACGGGCGAGGACCTGCCGTTCGGCATCGCCGAGACCGGCAGCTACCTCGTCGCCGGCGACAACGGCGACAGGCGCGCCGCCTGGCTGAACGCCACCAACGCCTACCTCGCCAAGCACCGCGCCCTGTGGGTGGCCTACTTCGACCTCGACTGGAGCACCGGCGACTTCCGCCTCCTCGACACCCAGAGCCGCAGGGCCTGGAGCGAATTCTGCTGA
- a CDS encoding WecB/TagA/CpsF family glycosyltransferase, which produces MDPRWPHDTVDVLGVRVSRVDTARFRSFVAEAVKERSKLTVTFANPDYVLRAQKDPGLRDLMNGFDLNLPDGWGVVLAAKIFGRPVPGRMANDDLTDDLFGQPAEEGWRVFLFGNAPGVAEAAAANVRAWYPGLDVAGTQHGHWADGQGRIPAETAERLVAEINDAAPDILHVGLGTPLQQRFVAEYRDRLTAPVVITCGAYFEHLAERRDYYPAWVLKLRVGFLYRLAREPRRLWRRYTVELGAYLARVLYHRLRHGRAPAD; this is translated from the coding sequence GTGGACCCACGATGGCCGCATGACACCGTCGACGTCCTCGGCGTACGGGTCAGCCGCGTGGACACCGCGCGGTTCCGCTCCTTCGTGGCGGAGGCCGTCAAGGAGCGGTCGAAGCTGACGGTCACCTTCGCCAACCCGGACTACGTCCTCAGGGCGCAGAAGGATCCGGGGCTGCGCGACCTGATGAACGGCTTCGACCTCAACCTCCCGGACGGCTGGGGCGTCGTGCTGGCCGCGAAGATCTTCGGGCGCCCCGTCCCCGGCCGGATGGCCAACGACGACCTCACCGACGACCTGTTCGGCCAGCCCGCCGAGGAGGGCTGGCGCGTCTTCCTGTTCGGCAACGCGCCCGGCGTCGCGGAGGCCGCCGCCGCGAACGTCCGCGCCTGGTACCCGGGCCTGGACGTCGCGGGCACCCAGCACGGCCACTGGGCGGACGGGCAGGGCCGCATCCCCGCCGAGACCGCCGAGCGCCTCGTCGCCGAGATCAACGACGCGGCCCCCGACATCCTGCACGTCGGCCTCGGGACGCCCCTGCAGCAGCGGTTCGTCGCCGAGTACCGCGACCGCCTCACCGCACCGGTCGTCATCACGTGCGGCGCCTACTTCGAGCACCTCGCCGAACGGCGCGACTACTACCCCGCCTGGGTCCTGAAGCTGCGCGTGGGCTTCCTCTACCGCCTGGCGCGCGAACCCCGCCGCCTCTGGCGGCGCTACACCGTCGAACTCGGCGCCTATCTGGCCCGGGTCCTCTACCATCGCCTGCGGCACGGCAGGGCCCCCGCCGACTGA
- a CDS encoding sulfite exporter TauE/SafE family protein, which translates to MDFDWTMALGSFLVAIIVGLTGMGGGALMTPMLVTFFGVSPLAAVSSDLVAAAVMKPVGSAVHYRQGTINMRLVGWLCAGSVPAAFSGVLLARALGHGDSVENVIGKAMGAALMIAAAGLVLRGYLAYRGRGGSAGDGDGSAEITIRPVPTVLIGVVGGLVVGITSVGSGSLIIVALLALYPALKANQLVGTDLLQAVPLVLAAAIGHLLFGDFRMEVTAALLAGSIPGVYLGSKISSRAPSTLIRRVLALVLVASSLKMFGVAAVPLAWTMVVLTAATAGAWLALRHRAAPRRDTLSSPVVSPGVAGASGEQSERGPTMAA; encoded by the coding sequence ATGGACTTCGATTGGACGATGGCGCTCGGCTCGTTCCTCGTCGCCATCATCGTCGGGCTGACCGGGATGGGCGGCGGCGCCCTGATGACGCCGATGCTCGTCACGTTCTTCGGGGTGAGCCCGCTCGCCGCCGTGTCCAGCGACCTGGTCGCCGCCGCCGTCATGAAACCGGTGGGCAGCGCCGTCCACTACCGGCAGGGCACCATCAACATGCGGCTGGTCGGGTGGCTGTGCGCGGGCTCGGTGCCCGCCGCGTTCTCCGGCGTCCTGCTGGCGCGCGCGCTCGGCCACGGCGACTCCGTGGAGAACGTCATCGGCAAGGCGATGGGCGCCGCACTGATGATCGCCGCCGCGGGCCTGGTGCTGCGCGGCTACCTCGCCTACCGGGGCCGCGGCGGCTCCGCCGGAGACGGCGACGGGTCCGCGGAGATCACGATCCGGCCCGTCCCGACCGTGCTGATCGGCGTCGTCGGCGGCCTGGTCGTCGGCATCACCTCGGTCGGCTCCGGCTCCCTCATCATCGTCGCGCTTCTCGCGCTCTACCCGGCGCTCAAGGCCAACCAGCTCGTCGGCACCGACCTGCTCCAGGCCGTCCCGCTGGTCCTCGCGGCCGCCATCGGCCACCTGCTGTTCGGCGACTTCCGCATGGAGGTCACGGCCGCGCTGCTCGCCGGCTCGATCCCCGGCGTCTACCTCGGCTCCAAGATCTCCTCCCGGGCCCCGAGCACCCTGATCCGGCGGGTGCTGGCCCTCGTGCTGGTCGCCTCCTCGCTGAAGATGTTCGGCGTCGCGGCCGTCCCGCTCGCCTGGACCATGGTCGTCCTCACCGCGGCCACGGCCGGCGCGTGGCTCGCGCTTCGCCACCGGGCCGCGCCGCGCCGGGATACGCTCTCCTCTCCGGTCGTTTCCCCCGGCGTCGCCGGTGCCTCAGGAGAGCAGAGCGAACGTGGACCCACGATGGCCGCATGA
- the cysC gene encoding adenylyl-sulfate kinase, translated as MTAEAGLPDTLRDLPAWTPDPVELADLELVLAGVYRPLTGFLGSFDTAMVIAGGRLADGTPWPVPVTLSVPKELTGHERVVLQDPEGVPLAVLRVGEAWQDPTTQGWRLAGPLEALRSPAHGPFHRLRRRPDELDAPEGDVLAVATREPLHRKQLGQLRQVAERLGAKVLVLPLLGGEHDESLVRALLGVRRELPDGAQIIPVPLPSRGDRERDVLLRAHVAAAYGATHLLAERETEGTAVPLVVPEPWAYDADVEVWRPVARIEPDHVQAELTPERLNELLDAGEPVPDWFTPPAVAAELALARPPKRSRGITVFFTGLSGSGKSTVARGLADALVERGGRTVTLLDGDVVRRMLSAGLTFSRADRDLNIRRIGFVAAEITRHGGTAICAPIAPYAATRAEVRRMVSAVGDFILVHVATPLEECERRDRKGLYAKARAGQIPEFTGISDPYEEPDDADLTLDTSRSTPDEAVARVLDLLVGGGWVRAE; from the coding sequence GTGACCGCCGAAGCCGGCCTTCCCGACACGCTGCGCGACCTGCCCGCCTGGACCCCGGACCCGGTCGAGCTCGCCGACCTCGAACTCGTCCTCGCGGGGGTGTACCGCCCGCTGACGGGCTTCCTCGGCTCGTTCGACACCGCCATGGTGATCGCCGGGGGGCGGCTCGCGGACGGCACCCCGTGGCCGGTCCCGGTCACGCTGTCGGTCCCCAAGGAGCTGACCGGCCATGAGCGGGTCGTCCTCCAGGACCCGGAGGGCGTGCCGCTCGCGGTGCTGCGGGTCGGCGAGGCGTGGCAGGACCCGACGACCCAGGGCTGGCGGCTCGCCGGGCCGCTGGAGGCCCTCCGCTCCCCCGCGCACGGACCGTTCCACCGCCTGCGCCGCCGCCCGGACGAGCTCGACGCGCCCGAGGGCGACGTACTCGCGGTGGCCACCCGCGAGCCCCTGCACCGCAAGCAGCTCGGCCAGCTCCGCCAGGTCGCCGAGCGGCTCGGCGCGAAGGTCCTCGTCCTGCCGCTGCTGGGCGGCGAGCACGACGAGTCCCTCGTCCGGGCGCTGCTCGGGGTCCGCCGGGAGCTGCCGGACGGCGCCCAGATCATCCCCGTGCCGCTGCCGTCGCGCGGCGACCGGGAACGCGACGTCCTGCTCCGCGCGCACGTCGCCGCGGCCTACGGCGCCACCCACCTGCTCGCCGAGCGGGAGACGGAGGGCACCGCCGTCCCGCTCGTCGTCCCGGAGCCGTGGGCCTACGACGCCGACGTCGAGGTCTGGCGGCCCGTCGCGCGCATCGAGCCCGACCACGTCCAGGCGGAGCTGACCCCCGAGCGGCTGAACGAGCTGCTGGACGCGGGCGAGCCCGTCCCCGACTGGTTCACCCCGCCCGCCGTCGCCGCCGAACTGGCGCTGGCGCGCCCGCCGAAGCGCTCGCGCGGCATCACGGTGTTCTTCACCGGCCTGTCGGGCTCCGGGAAGTCCACGGTCGCGCGCGGCCTGGCCGACGCGCTGGTGGAGCGCGGCGGCCGGACGGTCACGCTGCTGGACGGCGACGTCGTCCGGCGGATGCTGTCGGCGGGCCTGACGTTCTCCCGCGCCGACCGCGACCTCAACATCCGCCGCATCGGGTTCGTCGCCGCCGAGATCACCCGGCACGGCGGCACCGCGATCTGCGCGCCGATCGCCCCCTACGCGGCCACCCGCGCCGAGGTGCGGCGGATGGTGTCCGCCGTGGGCGACTTCATCCTCGTGCACGTGGCGACGCCGCTGGAGGAGTGCGAGCGCCGCGACCGCAAGGGCCTGTACGCCAAGGCCCGCGCCGGTCAGATCCCCGAGTTCACCGGCATCTCCGACCCCTACGAGGAGCCGGACGACGCCGACCTGACGCTCGACACCTCGCGGTCGACGCCGGACGAGGCGGTCGCCCGGGTCCTCGACCTGCTGGTCGGCGGCGGCTGGGTGCGAGCGGAATAA
- a CDS encoding class I SAM-dependent methyltransferase, which translates to MTDLRTSPVNGGDLFSERARQYALEKPLQRIHVLEAGCGWGTGLDLGDRERDVTGVDLESPELRAYTCERPDLDAWHLGDLRTVPLPPRAFDIVHASYLIERAPHAELVLDRFVAALKPGGLLLVHLRDRDTAFGFLDRTLPRWLRSSGRRRLRPGRAPAADRPRRARGAHARVPYPAGEGGAAAAAAGQAPAGQATPAASRPVPVVRTSPPPAIYDRVASRSGLRWYCVMRGLVVAEEYTSRQALDALGAGTGLADLLCRLVSAVTRGRLTADHSEVTFVIRKPENRFARVI; encoded by the coding sequence CCAGTACGCCCTAGAGAAGCCCCTGCAGCGGATCCACGTCCTCGAAGCGGGCTGCGGCTGGGGGACGGGGCTGGACCTCGGCGACCGCGAGCGCGACGTCACGGGGGTCGACCTTGAGTCCCCGGAGCTGCGCGCCTACACCTGCGAGCGGCCCGACCTCGACGCCTGGCACCTCGGCGACCTGCGCACCGTCCCGCTGCCGCCGCGCGCCTTCGACATCGTCCACGCCTCGTACCTGATCGAGCGCGCCCCGCACGCCGAGCTGGTGCTCGACCGGTTCGTCGCCGCGCTCAAGCCCGGCGGGCTGCTGCTGGTGCACCTGCGCGACCGCGACACCGCGTTCGGGTTCCTGGACCGCACGCTCCCCCGCTGGCTGCGCTCGTCCGGCCGGCGCCGCCTCCGGCCGGGGCGCGCCCCGGCCGCCGACCGCCCGCGCCGCGCCCGCGGCGCCCACGCCCGCGTCCCGTATCCGGCGGGCGAAGGCGGGGCGGCGGCCGCCGCCGCCGGGCAGGCCCCGGCCGGACAGGCCACGCCGGCCGCGTCCCGGCCGGTGCCGGTCGTCCGGACGAGCCCGCCTCCGGCGATCTACGACCGGGTCGCCTCCCGGTCGGGCCTGCGCTGGTACTGCGTCATGCGCGGGCTGGTCGTGGCCGAGGAGTACACCTCGCGGCAGGCGCTCGACGCCCTCGGGGCCGGAACCGGCCTCGCCGACCTGCTGTGCCGGCTGGTGTCGGCGGTCACCCGGGGGCGGCTGACGGCCGACCACAGCGAGGTCACCTTCGTCATCCGCAAACCGGAGAACCGCTTCGCGCGGGTCATCTGA